A region of Roseobacter litoralis Och 149 DNA encodes the following proteins:
- a CDS encoding ABC transporter permease, with protein MSRFIPVRETILAAAIAVLLILIASRFSGFVAPSNLVNVFNDTAPLIILALGQMVVILTRCIDLSVAANLALTGMAVAMINVAFPGLPIPFIIAIAICLGGAMGAINGLLVWKLPIPPIVVTLGTMTIFRGIIFLISDGKWVNAHEMSEGFTGFPRAAVLGLPILSWCAVLTVIIFAVMMSRTPLGRSIFAVGGNPHAAVYTGIDVGKTQFKAFVISGALAGLTGYLWVARYAVAYVDIAGGFELEVVAACVIGGISIAGGIGSVGGAVLGALFLGVVKNALPVVNISPFWQLAISGSAILIAVAFNAQSGRKKGRLILKDAEATR; from the coding sequence ATGAGTCGTTTCATCCCTGTGCGCGAAACCATTCTTGCCGCGGCGATTGCTGTGTTGCTGATTCTGATCGCCTCGCGTTTTTCAGGTTTTGTCGCCCCCTCCAACCTTGTGAACGTGTTCAACGACACGGCACCGCTGATCATCCTTGCGCTGGGTCAGATGGTGGTCATCCTCACCCGCTGCATTGATCTGTCGGTCGCTGCGAACCTCGCCCTCACGGGGATGGCCGTTGCCATGATCAACGTCGCGTTTCCCGGCCTGCCTATCCCTTTCATCATTGCCATCGCGATCTGCCTTGGCGGTGCGATGGGGGCGATCAACGGTCTGCTGGTATGGAAACTGCCGATCCCGCCCATCGTCGTGACGCTGGGCACAATGACCATCTTTCGCGGTATCATTTTTCTGATCTCTGACGGAAAATGGGTGAACGCCCATGAGATGAGCGAAGGGTTCACGGGTTTTCCACGCGCTGCTGTGCTTGGCTTGCCTATTCTGTCATGGTGCGCCGTGCTGACCGTCATCATCTTTGCGGTGATGATGTCGCGCACGCCCTTGGGCCGCTCGATCTTTGCGGTCGGTGGTAACCCCCATGCGGCTGTCTACACAGGGATTGATGTTGGCAAAACGCAGTTCAAGGCCTTCGTTATATCCGGCGCACTTGCGGGTCTCACGGGGTATCTTTGGGTAGCGCGGTATGCCGTGGCCTATGTCGATATCGCAGGTGGATTCGAGCTGGAAGTTGTGGCCGCCTGTGTCATTGGCGGTATTTCCATCGCCGGTGGCATTGGGTCCGTTGGTGGTGCGGTTCTGGGCGCGCTGTTTCTGGGCGTCGTCAAGAACGCCTTGCCCGTCGTCAATATCTCACCCTTCTGGCAGTTGGCCATTTCCGGCAGCGCGATCCTGATCGCGGTCGCTTTCAACGCCCAATCCGGCCGCAAGAAAGGCCGTCTCATCCTCAAGGACGCGGAGGCGACCCGATGA
- a CDS encoding sugar ABC transporter ATP-binding protein, which produces MSKHTLSADVPVVSMDAITKTFPGVKALDQVRLDLYPGQVTALVGENGAGKSTTVKILTGIYQPDGGTIRIAGAPVILNTPNDASAAGITAIHQETVLFDELTVAENIFIGHAPRTKWGLIDKAAMHRKARGLLDEIGAPFDTGAYLRELGIANKHLVAIARALSVDARVVIMDEPTAALSHKEIEELYELVETLKAQGKAILFISHKFDEIFRIADRYTVFRDGAFVSDGLISDIDQDALVKMMVGRAVDHIFPERQAALGEEVLQVTGYAHPTEFAGIGFTLKRGEILGFYGLVGAGRSELMQALFGITRPSKGVTKINGDIRVIRSPADAVNNGIVYVPEDRGKQGAVIGLPIFQNITLPSLGRTSQSGFLRMAEEFKLARDYAERLDLRAAALDQDVGNLSGGNQQKVVIAKWLATQPQVIILDEPTKGIDIGSKAAVHEFMAELAGQGLAVIMVSSEIPEVIGMSDRVIVMREGRIAAEVQGDDLTPETLVRHAAGIAPVTESIPA; this is translated from the coding sequence ATGTCAAAGCACACCCTATCTGCAGATGTGCCCGTGGTATCCATGGATGCCATCACCAAGACGTTTCCGGGGGTCAAAGCGCTGGATCAGGTCAGGCTTGATCTTTACCCCGGGCAGGTCACGGCCCTTGTGGGCGAAAACGGGGCGGGGAAATCCACGACCGTCAAAATCCTGACCGGAATTTATCAGCCGGACGGGGGCACCATCCGGATCGCGGGCGCGCCGGTTATTCTGAACACTCCGAATGACGCCTCCGCCGCAGGGATCACGGCCATCCATCAGGAAACGGTGTTGTTTGATGAGCTTACGGTTGCTGAAAACATCTTCATCGGTCACGCGCCGCGCACAAAATGGGGTTTGATCGACAAGGCAGCGATGCACCGCAAGGCGCGCGGACTGCTGGACGAGATCGGTGCGCCTTTCGACACGGGTGCCTATCTGCGCGAACTGGGCATTGCGAATAAACATCTGGTGGCCATCGCCCGCGCCTTGTCGGTGGATGCCCGCGTTGTGATCATGGACGAGCCGACGGCAGCGCTGTCCCACAAGGAAATCGAAGAGCTCTATGAACTGGTCGAAACCCTGAAAGCGCAGGGAAAGGCGATCCTCTTCATCAGCCATAAGTTCGACGAGATTTTCCGCATTGCTGACCGCTACACGGTGTTTCGCGACGGGGCCTTTGTCAGCGATGGCCTGATCAGTGACATTGATCAGGACGCGCTGGTTAAAATGATGGTGGGGCGGGCGGTCGATCACATCTTTCCCGAACGTCAGGCAGCGCTTGGCGAGGAGGTGCTGCAGGTTACAGGCTATGCGCATCCCACGGAATTCGCCGGTATCGGGTTCACGCTGAAACGCGGTGAAATCCTCGGGTTTTACGGACTTGTCGGGGCAGGGCGCTCCGAATTGATGCAAGCGCTCTTTGGCATCACCCGGCCCAGCAAAGGGGTGACAAAGATCAATGGGGACATTCGCGTGATCCGCTCTCCTGCGGACGCAGTGAACAACGGGATTGTCTATGTCCCCGAGGATCGCGGCAAGCAGGGTGCGGTGATCGGGTTGCCGATTTTTCAGAACATCACCTTGCCCTCACTTGGCCGCACGTCGCAATCGGGCTTTTTGCGCATGGCCGAAGAATTCAAACTGGCGCGCGACTATGCCGAGCGGCTGGATCTGCGCGCCGCCGCCCTTGATCAGGATGTGGGCAACCTGTCGGGGGGCAACCAGCAGAAAGTCGTCATTGCCAAGTGGCTGGCCACGCAACCGCAGGTCATCATTCTGGATGAACCGACCAAGGGCATCGACATCGGCTCCAAGGCGGCGGTGCATGAGTTCATGGCCGAGCTTGCAGGCCAAGGCCTCGCGGTCATCATGGTCAGTTCCGAGATACCCGAAGTCATCGGCATGTCCGATCGTGTGATCGTGATGCGTGAGGGTCGCATCGCCGCCGAAGTGCAGGGCGATGATCTGACGCCCGAAACCCTTGTTCGCCACGCCGCGGGCATTGCACCAGTGACAGAAAGTATCCCCGCATGA
- the rhaS gene encoding rhamnose ABC transporter substrate-binding protein, whose product MSVLKKLAASVALAGTMVASPALAEDVRIALVVKALGIGFFEAAAEGAQEAAEELGNVEIIYTGPTDTTAEGQIEVINSLIAQQVDAIAVSSNDTDALVPALQRAMQRGITVISWDSGVAPEGRQLHLNPSSNALIGNMIIKLAADHLPEGGEVALLSATTTSTNQNIWMEEMNKVMGNYPDIEVVATVYGDDLADKSYREATGLMQSYPDLDAIIAPTSVGIVAAAQAVVDAGKVGQVNVTGLGLPSEMAGAIESGASQSFAIWNPIDLGYSATMLAYELSQNGVEAAPGAEIPMGRMGSLTLDENNEGAMADPFVYDASNIEQFKSIF is encoded by the coding sequence ATGAGTGTACTTAAGAAACTAGCAGCATCCGTTGCATTGGCAGGAACGATGGTCGCCAGCCCCGCGCTGGCAGAGGACGTGCGCATCGCGCTGGTCGTCAAGGCGCTGGGTATCGGCTTTTTCGAAGCGGCTGCGGAAGGCGCTCAGGAGGCGGCGGAAGAACTCGGCAATGTCGAAATCATCTACACAGGGCCCACTGACACGACCGCTGAAGGGCAGATCGAGGTCATCAATTCCCTCATTGCCCAGCAGGTCGACGCCATTGCCGTGTCTTCCAATGACACGGACGCTTTGGTGCCCGCCCTGCAGCGCGCGATGCAGCGCGGGATCACGGTGATCAGCTGGGATTCCGGTGTGGCCCCAGAGGGGCGTCAGTTGCATCTCAACCCATCGTCCAACGCGCTGATTGGCAATATGATCATCAAACTGGCTGCGGATCATTTGCCAGAGGGCGGCGAGGTTGCCTTGCTCTCTGCGACCACAACATCCACCAACCAGAACATCTGGATGGAGGAGATGAACAAGGTGATGGGCAACTACCCGGATATCGAAGTTGTTGCGACGGTATACGGGGATGATCTTGCCGATAAATCCTACCGCGAGGCGACCGGCCTGATGCAATCCTATCCGGATCTGGACGCCATCATCGCGCCGACATCCGTCGGGATCGTGGCTGCGGCGCAAGCTGTTGTGGATGCGGGCAAAGTCGGTCAGGTGAATGTCACGGGCCTTGGCCTGCCATCCGAAATGGCCGGTGCGATTGAATCGGGTGCCTCGCAGTCTTTCGCCATCTGGAATCCGATTGATCTGGGGTATTCTGCGACCATGCTTGCCTATGAACTCAGCCAGAACGGCGTTGAGGCCGCGCCCGGTGCCGAAATCCCCATGGGGCGCATGGGCAGCCTGACGCTTGATGAAAACAACGAAGGCGCCATGGCCGATCCCTTCGTCTATGACGCAAGCAACATCGAGCAGTTCAAGTCGATTTTCTAA
- a CDS encoding DeoR/GlpR family DNA-binding transcription regulator codes for MHEKDRHRVILSAVQDRSLVTVMDLCTLTGASEATVRRDINTLDAQGRLRRVRGGAEALATKPFVGLAGRPFSVNETMNSAEKQAIAAAAVDLCEDGEPIIINGGTTTFQMVHPLASRRMQVFTNSFPIAEHLLKNSTNTVMLSGGIIYREQNIILSPFENDVTRNFYAKRMFMGAAGIGPLGLMEQDPLLIQAEQKLIGQADELIVLVDSTKFENRSSLVLCPLERIDTLITDDRMDDRTANMLDAADITLIVVPSGTTQKDGVAQLPA; via the coding sequence ATGCACGAAAAAGACCGTCATCGCGTAATCCTATCGGCCGTTCAGGACCGGTCCCTCGTGACGGTCATGGACTTGTGCACATTGACGGGAGCGTCCGAGGCAACGGTGCGGCGCGATATCAACACGCTGGATGCGCAAGGGCGCTTGCGTCGCGTGCGTGGCGGGGCCGAGGCGCTGGCGACAAAGCCGTTTGTGGGCCTCGCGGGGCGCCCGTTTTCAGTAAACGAAACGATGAACAGTGCTGAAAAGCAAGCCATCGCGGCGGCAGCGGTTGATCTGTGTGAGGATGGTGAGCCGATCATCATCAACGGTGGGACGACCACCTTCCAGATGGTACACCCGCTGGCCTCGCGTCGGATGCAGGTGTTCACCAACTCCTTTCCCATCGCCGAGCATCTGTTGAAGAATTCCACCAATACCGTGATGCTGTCCGGCGGGATCATCTACCGCGAACAGAACATCATCCTGTCGCCTTTCGAGAACGACGTGACGCGCAACTTCTATGCCAAACGGATGTTCATGGGGGCCGCCGGCATCGGCCCGCTGGGCTTGATGGAGCAGGACCCGCTGCTGATTCAGGCCGAGCAGAAATTGATCGGGCAGGCGGATGAATTGATCGTTCTGGTGGACAGTACGAAGTTTGAAAACCGCTCCAGCCTCGTGCTGTGTCCGTTGGAGCGGATCGATACGCTTATCACCGATGACCGCATGGATGATCGCACGGCAAACATGCTGGACGCGGCGGATATCACATTGATCGTTGTCCCGTCCGGGACCACGCAGAAAGACGGTGTGGCGCAGTTGCCCGCCTGA
- a CDS encoding bifunctional rhamnulose-1-phosphate aldolase/short-chain dehydrogenase, with protein MTHPSATQRLENKWDVNLAAPMSESEKLLYRSNLLGSDKRITNYGGGNTSAKVIETDPLTGEPAEVLWVKGSGGDVGSIKMDGFATLYMDKLNALRGVYRGAEYEDEMVAFLPHCTFNLNPRAASIDTPLHAYVPAKHVDHMHPDAIIAIAAAKDSKKLTQEIFGDRIGWLPWKRPGYELGLWLSDFCEKNPDAKGVVLESHGLFTWADDAQDCYELTLEIIQTAMDWFAEQTAGKHAFGGAIHHSLTYAARRATAARLMPVLRGMVSDQQHMVGHFEDSDAVLEFVNAKDMTRLASMGTSCPDHFLRTKICPLVVDFDPANPDVEATLAGLSDAVAAYRQGYQVYYERCKRADSPPMRDPNAVVYLVSGVGMITFAKDKATARISGEFYVNAINVMRGADAVSEYQGLPEQEAFDIEYWLLEEAKLQRMPAPKALAGRVALVTGGAGGIGSATAERYLREGACVMLADIDDAALAQTAAKLSARYSTDVVRTINMDVTDEAAVIACYTETAAEFGGIDILVSNAGIASSAPVEDTTLALWNKNMAILSTGYFLVSREAFKVFKVQDMGGSVVFVASKNGLAASPNASAYCTAKASEIHLARCLALEGAEMGVRVNVVNPDAVLQGSKIWEGEWLDQRAGTYGTDKSGLEAMYRDRSMLKRSVLPQDIAEAAYFLASDLSSKSTGNIINVDAGNVQAFTR; from the coding sequence ATGACCCACCCATCCGCAACGCAACGCCTTGAAAACAAGTGGGATGTTAATCTTGCCGCGCCCATGAGCGAATCCGAGAAGCTGCTATATCGCTCCAACCTTCTGGGATCAGACAAGAGAATCACAAACTACGGCGGCGGCAATACATCGGCCAAGGTGATCGAAACTGACCCGTTGACGGGTGAGCCTGCCGAAGTGCTCTGGGTCAAGGGATCGGGCGGCGATGTCGGATCGATCAAAATGGATGGGTTTGCGACGCTCTATATGGACAAGCTGAACGCATTGCGGGGCGTCTACCGTGGTGCCGAGTATGAGGATGAAATGGTGGCCTTCCTGCCCCATTGCACGTTCAACCTGAACCCGCGCGCCGCCAGCATCGACACGCCGCTGCATGCCTATGTGCCGGCAAAACACGTCGATCACATGCACCCGGATGCGATTATTGCCATCGCCGCCGCGAAGGATAGCAAAAAGCTCACCCAAGAGATTTTCGGGGATCGCATCGGGTGGCTGCCATGGAAAAGACCGGGCTACGAACTGGGGCTTTGGCTGTCGGATTTCTGCGAAAAGAACCCCGATGCCAAAGGTGTTGTGCTGGAAAGCCATGGGCTCTTTACCTGGGCCGATGACGCACAGGATTGCTATGAACTGACGCTGGAGATCATTCAGACCGCGATGGATTGGTTTGCAGAGCAAACAGCGGGCAAGCACGCTTTTGGCGGCGCAATCCATCACAGCCTGACATACGCGGCCCGCCGTGCCACCGCGGCGCGTCTCATGCCGGTTCTGCGCGGGATGGTATCGGATCAGCAGCATATGGTCGGGCATTTTGAGGACAGCGATGCGGTGCTGGAATTTGTGAATGCCAAAGACATGACACGGCTCGCAAGCATGGGCACGTCCTGTCCCGATCACTTTTTGCGCACGAAAATCTGCCCGCTTGTGGTGGATTTTGACCCGGCCAACCCTGATGTGGAGGCAACACTTGCGGGGCTCAGCGATGCGGTGGCGGCCTATCGGCAGGGGTATCAGGTCTATTATGAACGTTGCAAACGCGCCGATAGCCCGCCCATGCGCGACCCGAATGCGGTTGTCTATCTGGTGTCGGGTGTGGGGATGATCACCTTTGCCAAGGACAAAGCGACTGCGCGGATTTCCGGCGAATTCTATGTCAATGCGATCAACGTGATGCGCGGTGCGGATGCCGTGTCCGAATATCAGGGCCTGCCCGAGCAGGAGGCATTCGACATCGAATACTGGCTGCTCGAAGAGGCCAAGTTGCAACGCATGCCCGCGCCCAAGGCACTGGCAGGCCGCGTGGCACTTGTGACGGGCGGCGCGGGCGGGATCGGCTCGGCCACGGCGGAACGATACCTGCGCGAAGGTGCCTGCGTGATGCTGGCCGATATTGACGACGCCGCCCTGGCGCAAACGGCGGCAAAGCTGTCGGCACGGTATTCCACGGATGTGGTGCGCACGATCAATATGGACGTAACGGATGAGGCGGCGGTCATCGCCTGTTATACCGAGACCGCTGCCGAGTTTGGCGGCATTGATATCCTTGTGTCAAACGCCGGTATCGCCAGCTCTGCCCCGGTCGAGGACACGACGCTGGCGCTTTGGAACAAAAACATGGCGATCCTGTCGACCGGGTACTTCCTCGTCAGCCGCGAAGCGTTCAAGGTGTTCAAGGTGCAAGATATGGGCGGATCGGTTGTTTTTGTCGCCTCCAAGAACGGTCTCGCCGCCTCGCCCAATGCCTCGGCCTATTGCACGGCAAAGGCATCCGAAATCCACCTTGCCCGCTGCCTTGCTCTGGAAGGCGCCGAGATGGGTGTCAGGGTCAATGTGGTCAATCCGGATGCGGTTTTGCAGGGCAGCAAAATCTGGGAAGGGGAATGGCTCGACCAGAGGGCTGGCACCTATGGCACGGACAAAAGCGGGTTGGAGGCGATGTATCGCGACCGCTCGATGCTCAAACGCTCTGTCCTGCCGCAAGATATTGCGGAGGCCGCCTATTTTCTTGCCTCTGACCTGTCCTCGAAATCAACCGGAAACATCATCAACGTGGACGCAGGCAACGTTCAGGCGTTCACGCGTTAG
- the rhaI gene encoding L-rhamnose catabolism isomerase yields the protein MIHSDIIAQTNETAMAKLQADYDALGAHLDRRGIDIAAIKDRVANYGVAVPSWGVGTGGTRFARFPGPGEPRDIFDKLDDCGLIHQLTRATPSVSLHIPWDAQPAADLNSKAEEVGLRFDAMNSNTFQDQLQQQHSYKFGSLSHTNAATRQQAVDHNIACIELGVAIGSKALTIWVGDGSNFPGQTNFTKQFERYLDAAKQVYNALPDDWTLLSEHKMYEPAFYSTVVQDWGTNLLIAQQMGDKAKCLVDLGHHAPNTNIEMIVARLIQFGKLGGFHFNDSKYGDDDLDTGSIDPYRLFLVFNELVEAETQADFDPMHMLDQSHNVTDPIESLMVSATEVQRAYAQALLVDRTALLGFQEDNDALMATTTLKQGFRTDVEPILAMARLEQNGAIDPVATYRASGYRAKVGTQRPAVSGAGGGIV from the coding sequence ATGATCCATTCAGACATCATCGCGCAGACCAATGAAACTGCGATGGCAAAATTGCAGGCAGATTATGACGCTCTGGGCGCGCACCTTGATAGGCGCGGGATCGACATCGCGGCGATCAAGGACCGGGTGGCAAACTATGGCGTGGCGGTGCCCAGCTGGGGCGTTGGCACAGGCGGCACCCGTTTCGCGCGCTTTCCCGGCCCCGGCGAGCCGCGCGATATTTTCGACAAGCTTGATGATTGCGGGCTGATCCACCAATTGACGCGCGCAACACCTTCCGTGTCGTTGCATATTCCGTGGGATGCACAACCTGCCGCCGATCTCAACAGCAAGGCCGAAGAAGTCGGTCTGCGCTTCGATGCCATGAATTCCAACACCTTTCAGGATCAGCTGCAACAGCAACACAGTTACAAATTCGGCTCCCTTTCCCACACCAACGCGGCCACGCGCCAGCAAGCGGTTGATCACAACATTGCATGCATTGAACTGGGGGTTGCCATCGGATCAAAGGCGCTGACGATCTGGGTCGGGGACGGGTCAAACTTTCCGGGACAGACCAACTTTACCAAGCAGTTTGAACGCTATCTTGATGCAGCAAAACAGGTGTACAACGCCCTGCCCGATGACTGGACGCTGCTGAGCGAACACAAGATGTATGAACCAGCCTTCTATTCCACGGTGGTGCAGGACTGGGGCACCAACCTGCTTATCGCGCAGCAGATGGGCGACAAGGCAAAATGCCTTGTAGATCTGGGTCATCATGCGCCCAACACGAACATCGAGATGATCGTCGCGCGGCTGATCCAGTTTGGAAAGCTCGGCGGATTTCATTTCAATGACAGCAAATACGGCGATGATGACCTCGACACGGGCAGCATCGACCCCTACCGCCTGTTCCTCGTGTTCAACGAGTTGGTTGAGGCGGAAACGCAGGCTGACTTCGACCCGATGCATATGCTGGATCAAAGCCACAACGTGACCGATCCGATCGAAAGCCTGATGGTGTCCGCAACAGAGGTGCAGCGCGCCTATGCGCAAGCACTTTTGGTCGACCGCACCGCTTTGCTTGGATTTCAGGAAGACAACGATGCGCTGATGGCCACAACGACCCTGAAACAGGGGTTTCGCACGGATGTCGAACCCATCCTCGCAATGGCACGTCTTGAGCAGAACGGTGCCATTGACCCGGTTGCGACCTATCGCGCGTCCGGGTATCGCGCCAAGGTCGGCACACAACGTCCTGCTGTCTCCGGCGCTGGTGGCGGGATCGTGTAG
- a CDS encoding cache domain-containing protein, whose amino-acid sequence MKFSLGLILALCLAGLQFVAVTIVVFSSFLTSEKVLLEHARDLLSDVGTNTIEHSKGFLKPAKGAAELATRLAENQVIASDDFNQLENLLFQQLQISPQFAGVFYGDEAGNFVYVMRSEGPGPFRTKIVMRDGEARETELIWRDSNYQVLARQDDKADTYDPRTRPWYQSSRENLTGIWTDPYIFFTSQRPGITAASPVFNTDGGLRGVVGVDIEIGAISGFLSRLNIGKSGVALILNRNGDVIAHPNQALIRKQNPDGTFRFVNINEIDDPVAHAAFADVVRGSEVYVDREVASRFEFDGSTYVSTVMPAISDELPWTIAVYAPEADFTGEITGNRTQNVWIAATIALASGVVGLMLANYIHKPVRAFAVRSSLVSQGEASAEEPLPKTYKELERANETLVQAIAERKKSEAEYDRTFDLAARGMARIQAHTGKILRINRRLADLLGYSEVEALDLTIQDISHPSDPVAKVFTASSGGGRSEYFSEKRYRHKDGTTIWVSENVIVIRDDNDVPVYAVVAVDDISERIAADLKIQQLNTDLSHSARINMMGQMATGLAHELNQPLLAISQNMDTAVFLLKDTDQKASALRELLVETDRHAHRAGDIIKALRAFVKKEGAEKTEFDFAELMEQSLHLMRAEAKDHGISITATGSNLEPVYGSRVQIAQVLVNMLRNAIESIAQSNMRDRKVTLKAENTQSGAMISVTDTGPGLQEDVDVFEHFKTTKKDGMGMGLSICRTIVESHRGEIWYQQDPDGNPQFCFTLPALKPKTEVGKAYEYSH is encoded by the coding sequence ATGAAGTTCTCTCTGGGTTTGATACTGGCGCTCTGCCTCGCTGGATTGCAATTTGTTGCCGTCACTATTGTGGTGTTTTCATCCTTTCTCACCTCCGAAAAAGTTCTGCTGGAGCATGCGCGCGACCTCTTGAGCGATGTGGGAACCAATACCATCGAGCACTCGAAGGGATTCCTCAAACCTGCCAAAGGTGCCGCTGAGCTTGCAACACGGCTTGCCGAGAATCAGGTTATTGCGAGCGATGATTTCAACCAGCTTGAAAACCTTCTCTTTCAGCAGCTTCAGATTTCACCGCAGTTTGCAGGGGTTTTTTATGGTGATGAGGCCGGGAACTTTGTCTATGTGATGCGCAGCGAAGGGCCCGGACCCTTCCGAACCAAGATTGTGATGCGCGACGGCGAGGCACGCGAAACCGAGCTGATCTGGCGTGACAGCAATTATCAGGTGCTTGCGCGCCAAGACGACAAAGCGGACACATATGATCCGCGCACGCGCCCCTGGTATCAATCCTCCCGGGAAAACCTGACAGGCATCTGGACCGACCCCTACATCTTTTTCACCTCGCAGCGTCCCGGCATCACTGCCGCATCACCCGTTTTCAATACCGATGGCGGATTACGCGGTGTCGTCGGGGTGGACATTGAAATTGGCGCTATTTCCGGGTTTCTGAGTCGGCTCAATATCGGAAAGTCAGGCGTTGCACTGATCCTGAACCGGAACGGCGACGTCATTGCGCACCCAAATCAAGCACTGATCCGCAAGCAAAACCCGGACGGAACATTTCGGTTTGTCAACATCAACGAGATCGACGATCCGGTCGCCCATGCCGCCTTTGCCGATGTGGTCCGTGGGTCGGAGGTCTATGTAGATCGTGAGGTTGCGTCGCGGTTTGAGTTTGACGGGTCTACTTATGTCTCGACCGTGATGCCTGCCATCAGTGATGAACTGCCGTGGACGATCGCGGTCTATGCGCCGGAAGCGGATTTCACCGGTGAGATTACGGGAAACCGGACACAGAATGTCTGGATTGCAGCAACAATTGCCCTTGCATCGGGCGTGGTGGGGTTAATGCTGGCGAATTATATCCACAAACCTGTCCGGGCTTTTGCCGTTCGATCCTCGCTGGTTTCGCAGGGGGAAGCCTCGGCGGAGGAACCTTTACCCAAAACCTACAAAGAGCTTGAACGCGCAAATGAAACTCTGGTTCAGGCCATCGCCGAGCGCAAGAAATCAGAAGCCGAATATGACAGGACCTTCGATCTTGCTGCGCGCGGCATGGCCCGGATACAGGCGCACACCGGTAAGATCCTGCGGATAAACAGACGGCTTGCCGATTTGCTGGGCTATAGCGAAGTCGAAGCGCTTGATTTGACAATTCAGGACATATCGCACCCCAGTGACCCCGTCGCCAAAGTGTTCACCGCGTCAAGCGGCGGAGGTCGCTCAGAGTATTTCAGTGAAAAGCGGTATCGGCACAAAGACGGTACCACCATCTGGGTCAGTGAAAACGTGATCGTTATTCGAGATGACAATGACGTGCCGGTCTATGCCGTAGTCGCGGTTGACGATATTTCGGAAAGAATTGCAGCGGACCTGAAAATCCAGCAGTTGAATACCGATCTGTCGCATTCTGCACGGATCAACATGATGGGACAGATGGCGACCGGGCTTGCGCATGAATTGAACCAACCCCTGCTTGCGATCTCGCAAAACATGGACACGGCTGTTTTTCTGCTCAAGGACACAGACCAGAAGGCTTCCGCCCTGCGGGAGCTTCTTGTGGAAACAGACCGGCACGCACACCGCGCCGGGGACATCATCAAAGCGCTGCGGGCGTTTGTGAAAAAGGAAGGCGCTGAAAAAACAGAGTTTGATTTTGCCGAACTGATGGAGCAGTCCCTGCATCTGATGCGGGCTGAGGCTAAGGACCACGGCATCAGCATCACCGCAACAGGCAGCAATCTTGAACCCGTTTATGGATCACGCGTGCAGATCGCTCAGGTGCTGGTGAACATGTTGCGCAATGCCATTGAATCCATTGCCCAGAGTAACATGCGCGACCGCAAGGTCACTCTGAAAGCAGAGAACACCCAATCCGGGGCTATGATCAGCGTCACCGACACAGGACCCGGTTTGCAGGAAGACGTGGACGTTTTCGAACACTTCAAAACGACCAAAAAAGACGGCATGGGCATGGGGCTTTCGATCTGCCGCACAATTGTGGAATCGCATCGCGGGGAAATCTGGTACCAGCAGGACCCGGATGGAAACCCCCAATTTTGCTTTACTCTGCCTGCATTGAAACCAAAAACGGAGGTGGGGAAGGCATATGAATACAGCCACTGA
- a CDS encoding response regulator transcription factor codes for MNTATEPCVFIVDDDEDIRTSLSRALRTRGYNTQVFDSAHAFLAGYDPARSGCLILDYGLPQMNGLELQQVLVNRGRALPIIFITGHGGVSEAVRAMKFGAVDFLEKPFRQEALLARIDTALQIDAKARDVDNALKMTQNKLKSLTQREREIAEFLVLNPSNSSSKDVARHLDISPRTVDHHRARILDKMNVQSVAELVDLALTYQLFEKPET; via the coding sequence ATGAATACAGCCACTGAACCTTGCGTTTTCATCGTGGATGATGACGAAGACATTCGCACGTCTCTCTCGCGCGCTTTGCGCACCCGTGGATATAACACGCAGGTCTTTGACTCCGCACATGCCTTTCTGGCGGGCTACGACCCCGCCCGGTCGGGATGCCTGATACTGGATTACGGACTGCCACAGATGAATGGTCTGGAACTCCAGCAGGTGCTTGTAAACCGTGGCAGAGCGTTGCCTATCATTTTCATCACCGGGCATGGCGGCGTTTCAGAAGCCGTGCGCGCGATGAAATTCGGGGCCGTCGACTTTCTGGAAAAACCGTTTCGTCAGGAGGCGTTACTGGCCCGAATTGATACCGCCCTGCAAATAGATGCAAAGGCGCGCGACGTCGATAACGCGTTAAAGATGACCCAGAACAAACTAAAAAGCCTGACCCAGCGCGAAAGGGAAATCGCAGAATTTCTGGTGTTGAATCCCTCCAACAGTTCCAGCAAGGATGTAGCACGTCATCTCGATATTAGCCCACGCACGGTCGATCACCACCGCGCACGCATTCTGGATAAAATGAACGTCCAGTCGGTCGCAGAGCTTGTCGATCTGGCGCTGACCTATCAGCTTTTTGAAAAACCCGAGACGTGA